One genomic segment of Armatimonadota bacterium includes these proteins:
- a CDS encoding L-rhamnose mutarotase, translating into MQRACFLLRVKPELIDEYRQAHDPVSPELLAAMRRAGVRNYSMFLTPGGLLIGYLEAEDVQASLRAVAETEVSQRWQERMAPYFEGGSGDVRGQAAEWVEQIFFMA; encoded by the coding sequence GTGCAACGAGCATGCTTCCTGCTCAGGGTCAAGCCGGAGCTGATTGACGAGTACAGACAGGCGCACGACCCGGTGTCGCCGGAGCTGCTTGCGGCCATGCGTCGGGCGGGGGTGCGCAACTACTCCATGTTTCTGACGCCCGGCGGCCTCTTGATCGGCTATCTGGAGGCTGAAGATGTGCAGGCATCGTTGCGTGCGGTCGCCGAGACGGAGGTGAGCCAGCGCTGGCAGGAGCGGATGGCTCCCTATTTCGAAGGCGGCTCGGGCGACGTCCGGGGCCAGGCCGCGGAGTGGGTGGAGCAGATATTCTTCATGGCGTGA